One stretch of Natronolimnobius baerhuensis DNA includes these proteins:
- a CDS encoding GNAT family N-acetyltransferase → MDDAASDRYAVREELPDPETFARLREAAGMPPRSLEGIERGLPNSLYGVVVVHDPTDEVVGMGRIVGDGGTVYQITDMAVHPDHQGQGLGTQIMERLETYLEEEAPPDAYVNLIADIDDFYERFGYEEVQPASKGMYRRTE, encoded by the coding sequence ATGGACGACGCTGCTTCGGATCGCTACGCCGTTCGCGAAGAACTCCCTGATCCCGAAACGTTCGCCCGCTTGCGCGAGGCTGCCGGGATGCCCCCGCGCTCGCTCGAGGGCATCGAACGCGGCCTGCCAAACTCCCTGTACGGCGTCGTCGTGGTTCACGACCCGACCGACGAGGTTGTCGGCATGGGTCGAATCGTCGGCGACGGCGGCACCGTCTACCAGATTACGGATATGGCTGTCCACCCGGACCACCAAGGCCAGGGGCTCGGAACGCAGATTATGGAACGCCTCGAGACCTATCTCGAGGAGGAAGCCCCGCCGGACGCGTACGTAAACCTCATCGCGGATATCGACGACTTCTACGAGCGGTTTGGCTACGAGGAAGTCCAGCCAGCCTCGAAGGGCATGTATCGTCGGACCGAGTAG
- a CDS encoding TIGR00725 family protein, translated as MRISVIGGGTITDEQRERADAVGRELGARGHTVVCGGRGGTMEAVCRGAKAAGGTTIGILPAADPEAANDYVDIPIATGLGHARNALVPLNGDAVIALAGGVGTLTEIGFAGIYDRPVVSLESHDLSTLEANIDLETVETPTEAVDAIEAALEQ; from the coding sequence ATGCGAATCAGCGTTATCGGCGGCGGAACGATCACGGACGAACAGCGCGAGCGGGCCGACGCCGTCGGTCGCGAACTCGGTGCTCGAGGCCACACGGTCGTCTGTGGCGGGCGCGGCGGGACGATGGAAGCCGTCTGTCGCGGTGCCAAAGCGGCAGGCGGTACGACAATCGGGATCCTCCCTGCCGCCGATCCTGAGGCGGCCAACGACTACGTCGATATCCCGATTGCGACCGGGCTGGGCCACGCCAGAAACGCGCTCGTTCCGCTGAACGGCGACGCGGTGATCGCGCTGGCCGGCGGCGTCGGCACGCTAACCGAAATCGGCTTTGCGGGTATCTACGACCGCCCCGTTGTCAGCCTCGAGAGCCACGATCTATCGACACTCGAGGCAAACATCGACCTCGAGACAGTCGAAACGCCCACGGAAGCCGTCGATGCAATTGAAGCCGCGCTCGAGCAGTAG
- a CDS encoding Sjogren's syndrome/scleroderma autoantigen 1 family protein, whose protein sequence is MSDFDKEAEREKLRKKYERDKAEREATQRMSDLLLKGATMTNSHCGTCGDPLFQENGTTFCPSCHGNPDAVDGTDLEAQPADDAEASAAPAQHRESDRQQSTPSDDDRQPSSADSSDESDAATHDAQQHSTEPEPATSEPATSEPTDREQTGAASTRDDSRQPSSTSRSSERTPAQSAPSTASPSGDLESAHDSLVQALEKWADEAARADDPRYAKDCLEAAREASEALEALQ, encoded by the coding sequence ATGAGCGATTTCGACAAGGAAGCCGAGCGCGAGAAACTCCGGAAGAAGTACGAGCGCGATAAGGCCGAACGGGAGGCCACCCAGCGCATGAGCGATCTGTTGCTCAAGGGCGCAACGATGACGAACTCCCACTGTGGAACCTGTGGCGACCCGCTGTTTCAGGAAAACGGGACCACGTTCTGTCCCAGCTGTCACGGGAATCCGGACGCCGTCGACGGAACTGACCTCGAGGCCCAGCCGGCCGACGACGCTGAGGCGTCAGCCGCGCCTGCACAGCACCGTGAGTCGGACCGTCAGCAGTCGACACCGTCCGACGACGACCGTCAGCCGAGCAGTGCGGACTCGAGTGACGAGTCTGACGCCGCGACTCACGACGCACAGCAGCACTCGACTGAGCCAGAACCGGCCACCAGCGAGCCAGCTACCAGTGAGCCAACCGACCGCGAGCAGACCGGCGCTGCGTCGACTCGTGACGACTCACGCCAGCCATCGTCGACGTCCCGCAGTTCGGAACGCACACCCGCGCAATCCGCCCCGTCGACAGCCAGTCCCAGCGGCGACCTCGAGTCCGCTCACGACTCGCTGGTCCAGGCACTCGAGAAGTGGGCCGACGAAGCCGCTCGAGCGGACGACCCGAGATACGCGAAAGACTGTCTCGAGGCTGCACGCGAAGCGAGCGAGGCCCTCGAGGCGCTGCAATAA